CCGAAGCAGGAAGTCGCATGTGTTACTATGGATTCGACGCTGCGGCAGACCCTCGAACGGATGGAGTTTCACCGCTATACAGCAGTGCCGATCCTGAACCGCAACGGGGAATATGCCGGCACGGTTACAGAAGGGGATTTACTCTGGTATATGAAGGAGTCGGGCGGCGCGGTCACTTTTGAGAATGCTTCCAAATTTCTGCTTAAGGATGTCCCGCTGCGGATGAACAATCTGGCGGTCTCGATTGATGCGGATATGGAGGATCTGATTAATTTGGCCAAGGTGCAGAATTTTGTACCGGTGGTCGACGACATGAAGCGGTTTATCGGCATTGTACGCCGGAGCCAGATCATTGAATATTGCGAGAAATTTGTCTCACGGCAATCGCTCGAATCGTTATAAGGAACCAAGGCCTGTATTTCCGGCGAAGCGGAATGCGGGCCTTTTTTGAAAGATGGATAGCTATATTCAGGGGCGGCAGGCGTCCGTGTGGCTCGGATATTTTTATGCTATAATGGAGAATAATGCTTTTTGCCGGAGGTAGAGAGACAGTGCCCAATGTGCCGAAGGATCTGGATGTGGCCAAACGTGCCAAGGTAATTGAGTGGTTAAAGACAGAAGTAATTGATCAAGTCTCAAGGTTATTCAAGGCGCTGTGGGAAGGCAGTACCGCGCGTGTCGGCGACAGTCTGGCCAGCCTGATTATGAGCTCGTACATCTTGGGGCGCAGACTCGGTATTCCTTATCGCGAGCTGGATGATCTACTGCTGGAGAAGCTGCGAAAGCACAGGCAGGAGGGCCATCAGCTCGAAGAATGGTACCAGGATATATCTGCATTAGAAGAACATATGCGTAAGAGGTGAATACTGTTGAAATTTCGCTGGACATCTGTGGCTTGGAGTGTAGCTTATCTATTGCTGCTGTTATCCCTGTCAACCCCGCTACTACTTATTACAACATTCTTTATGATTATTCCGGCCATAGTGCTCTTTACGACCCTTAACACCAAGCAGTTCATTCTGCATCTGTTACCGGTGCTGCTGATTGTGGGCCTGATTACCCCGATGTACATCCTGATTGCAGCTTATTTCCTGATCCCGGCCCTTGTGATGGGACGATGGTACAAGAAGCGTGCTTCAGCGATTTCTACTCTGATTGCCGGTATGGTCGCTATACTAGCTGAATTCCTGCTGATCCTGCTGATCAGTACGACGTTCCTTAAGTTCAATTTATACGACTATGTGTATGATGTTCTGAAGACCTATGCGGACTGGCTGGCAAGTATGGGGGCAAGCAATCCGCTGCTGTCCGAGATATCCATCTCATCTGATCAGATTGGCCAGATGAGCTGGCTGACGATCCAGGCCATTCCGATGACGCTGATCCTCAGTGCGTTCGTGATTGCGGTCATTACCCATTCCATTGTCCGCCCTATTCTGAACAGTATGGAATATGCGGTGCCTAAGCTGAAGCCGGCGCGGGAATGGAGACTGGCCAGATCATTCATCTGGTATTATCTGCTTGGCGTGGTCATCAGCCTGCTGTTCGGCGGTGCCGACAGCGGCTTCATGCTAATGGTCTCGGCCAATCTGCTGCCTCTGCTGCAGATTGCGTTCAAGATTCAGACCGTCGGCTTCCTCTTCTTCCTGGTGCATGAACGGAAGTGGAGCAAGATCATCGCTCTTCTGCTGGCAATCCCTGTTATTGCTCTGCCGGGATTCTGGATTATTGGTGTGGTGGACCTGGCATTTCCGCTGCGGGAGCTTGTGAAGAAATCGAAACGATAGGGTGAGGGCTCATGCCAAAATTTCTGCAAAGACGCTGGCACGGCTATCATACCGTGTGGGCGTTCTTACTGCTGCTGGTCCTGATTATAGTAGTCAGTATCTATAACTGGGTCCTCGGTGTTGCCAGTCTCTTCCTGGCCGGCACATTGTGTTTCACCATGCTGCAGGCCGAGCTGTCGTTCCGCCGCAACCTTGTAGATTATATCAACGGCCTGTCCTTCCGCATCAAGCGGGTGGAGGGGGAGGCGGTAAGCATGCTTCCGCTAGGAATTATCCTGTACAGTGAGAGCCGGGCGGTGGAATGGCATAACCGGAATGCCGGCCAGATCTTCTCCCGCAAGTCGCTTGTTGGTGAAGATATGCAGGAGCTGATGCCGGAGGTTATGGCTTCTCTGCAGAACCTGCCCTCCAAGCGGGAACCGGTTAAGGACGGGGTACTGAAGGAGCAACGCCATGAGCTTACGGTCGATGACCGTTATTATGAGGTCGTGGTGATTCCAAGCGAACGGCTGCTGTATTTATTCGATATCACCGAGCTTGTTGTGCTGCGTGAGCGGTATGAGGAAGAGAAGCTGGCGATTGGAATTGTCATGATGGATAATCTGGATGAAGCCGCCCAGGGGATGGATGATCAGCAGCGTACTTCGCTGATCGCCAAGGTAGCCAGTGAGATTACCGAGTGGAGCAAGCAATTCGAGGTATATCTGCGCCGGTTGTCTTCCGAGCGGTACCTGATGCTGCTGAATCACCGCAGCCTTCAGGCCCTGGAGGAAAGCAGGTTCGTGGTGCTGGATGAGGTGCGTGAGATGACAGCGGACCTCAAGGTGCCGATGACGCTGAGCATAGGCCTTGCCTACGGCTCGGAATCGGCCAGTGAGCTGGGAGCGCTTGCCCAATCGAGTCTGGACATGGCGCTTGGCAGAGGCGGGGACCAGGCCGCTGTGAAGGCAGGCCAGCGGCTCTCCTTCTATGGCGGCAAGACCAATGCCGCCGAGAAACGCACACGCGTCCGGGCGCGGGTGATCGCCCATGCCTTGCGGGATCTGATGCAGGAGAGCGACCGGGTGCTGATTATGGGGCACCGGATACCGGATATTGATGCTGTGGGTGCGGCGATTGGCCTGCTTAAGGCAGCACAGATGTACAATGTGGAAGCCAGCATTGTGATGGAGACGCCGAATCCTTCAATCACCCGGATGATGG
The window above is part of the Paenibacillus sp. FSL H8-0048 genome. Proteins encoded here:
- a CDS encoding DHH family phosphoesterase, whose amino-acid sequence is MPKFLQRRWHGYHTVWAFLLLLVLIIVVSIYNWVLGVASLFLAGTLCFTMLQAELSFRRNLVDYINGLSFRIKRVEGEAVSMLPLGIILYSESRAVEWHNRNAGQIFSRKSLVGEDMQELMPEVMASLQNLPSKREPVKDGVLKEQRHELTVDDRYYEVVVIPSERLLYLFDITELVVLRERYEEEKLAIGIVMMDNLDEAAQGMDDQQRTSLIAKVASEITEWSKQFEVYLRRLSSERYLMLLNHRSLQALEESRFVVLDEVREMTADLKVPMTLSIGLAYGSESASELGALAQSSLDMALGRGGDQAAVKAGQRLSFYGGKTNAAEKRTRVRARVIAHALRDLMQESDRVLIMGHRIPDIDAVGAAIGLLKAAQMYNVEASIVMETPNPSITRMMEEIRKDEALYKTFITPEQALQMMTEHTLLIVVDTHKASMTMEPRLVQYASRIVVVDHHRRGEEFINDAVLVYLEPYASSTCELVTELLQYIHDKIKLSPLEATMLLAGITVDTKHFALHTGSRTFEAAGFLRRVGADTILIQRMLKEDLQEYISKAEIIKHARMVYEQIALVVTQPGMKIPQLLIAQTADTLLGMTNVVASFVISERPDGLIGISARSLGRMNVQVVMEKLGGGGHLSNAAVQLEGTTKEAEARLLAVLAEIEAKEGLFE
- a CDS encoding MazG-like family protein — protein: MPKDLDVAKRAKVIEWLKTEVIDQVSRLFKALWEGSTARVGDSLASLIMSSYILGRRLGIPYRELDDLLLEKLRKHRQEGHQLEEWYQDISALEEHMRKR
- a CDS encoding DUF2232 domain-containing protein; protein product: MKFRWTSVAWSVAYLLLLLSLSTPLLLITTFFMIIPAIVLFTTLNTKQFILHLLPVLLIVGLITPMYILIAAYFLIPALVMGRWYKKRASAISTLIAGMVAILAEFLLILLISTTFLKFNLYDYVYDVLKTYADWLASMGASNPLLSEISISSDQIGQMSWLTIQAIPMTLILSAFVIAVITHSIVRPILNSMEYAVPKLKPAREWRLARSFIWYYLLGVVISLLFGGADSGFMLMVSANLLPLLQIAFKIQTVGFLFFLVHERKWSKIIALLLAIPVIALPGFWIIGVVDLAFPLRELVKKSKR
- a CDS encoding CBS domain-containing protein, which produces MNIAFFLLPKQEVACVTMDSTLRQTLERMEFHRYTAVPILNRNGEYAGTVTEGDLLWYMKESGGAVTFENASKFLLKDVPLRMNNLAVSIDADMEDLINLAKVQNFVPVVDDMKRFIGIVRRSQIIEYCEKFVSRQSLESL